One genomic segment of bacterium includes these proteins:
- a CDS encoding response regulator — MHHATVLIIDDSRLVRKMYQHQLLVNSYHVLTADSGETGLDVLRQNKVDLVMLDLGLPGIGGIEVLETIMGDESLRAIPVVVFSAKEQETLMEKALELGAKEFIAKATTPVEKVIEKIRTVLEHSRTEHEARHYRIALDPVSLDAHDLATALGLDCLACGKCDSGLIVELTPEAVSDLRSTQHLDARIICPVCEAR; from the coding sequence ATGCACCACGCAACAGTCCTCATCATCGACGACTCCCGGCTCGTACGGAAGATGTACCAACACCAACTGCTCGTCAACTCTTACCACGTTCTCACCGCGGATAGCGGCGAAACCGGGCTCGACGTATTGCGGCAGAACAAGGTCGACCTCGTCATGCTCGATCTCGGCCTCCCAGGGATCGGCGGCATCGAGGTTCTCGAGACGATCATGGGCGACGAGTCTCTTCGCGCCATTCCCGTGGTCGTCTTCTCCGCGAAAGAGCAGGAGACGTTGATGGAAAAAGCCCTGGAGCTCGGCGCTAAAGAGTTCATCGCAAAGGCGACGACACCCGTGGAGAAGGTCATCGAGAAGATCCGGACCGTCCTCGAACACAGCCGCACCGAGCATGAAGCCCGCCACTACCGCATCGCCCTCGACCCGGTGTCGCTCGACGCGCACGACCTCGCGACCGCTCTCGGCCTCGATTGTCTGGCATGCGGCAAGTGTGACTCAGGCCTGATCGTCGAGCTGACCCCGGAAGCGGTGAGTGACTTACGCTCCACCCAACATCTCGATGCGAGGATCATTTGCCCGGTGTGCGAAGCCCGGTGA
- a CDS encoding methyltransferase domain-containing protein: protein MHNESKATLVTPGRDSTAILGISAFYHDSAAALLVDGEIVAAAQEERFSRKKHDERFPVRAIDYCLEEAGVGPEQLDYVGFYDKPALKFERLLETYFAYAPAGFPSFLRAMPVWLKRKLHLPREMRAALKGAYESRFVFTEHHESHAASAFFPSPFEEAAILTLDGVGEWATASCGVGRDNRIELAQEMHFPHSLGLLYSAFTYYCGFAVNNGEYKLMGLAPYGRPTYRDLILDRLIDLKEDGSFRLDMSYFNYCQGLTMTSEKFHRLFGAPPRRPEASTEGLYVNLAASIQKVTEEVMLRCAGHLQRTTGMKNLCLAGGVALNCVGNGRILREGPFENIWIQPAAGDAGGALGVAQFIWHQLLDKPRRPQPTDGQKGSLLGVEFDDSEVESFLATVDADWQHFADDKALCEHVAAAIAEGQIVSWFQGRMEFGPRALGSRSILGDARDPRMQSLINQKVKFREGFRPFAPVVLAEHAHEFFEMKVGHESPYMLLVAPVDESRRLPIPPELQNAQGLEKLLQKRSQIPSVTHVDYSARVQTVDPLRHGLLRTLMETFQRQTGCPVMVNTSFNLGWDPIVCSPGDAYRTFMSSDIDVLCLGRFVLQKSLQPAVVRSAAARLDPAASSSALRSPCCRAPLADRGHELSCAECGQAFPVTDGIPQLFWPEDDSRVNETTEIVKSFYEETPFPNYDDHDSVRSLIEKSRRSGYARRLDESIPYNSTVLEVGCGTGQMSNFLGIGCRQVLATDICMNSLRLGETFRREHDLERVSFLQMNLFRPALEPEAFDMVLCNGVLHHTPAPQRGFEELVKLVRPGGHIIIGLYNRYGRLLTDLRRQVFRVTGGRLRAIDPVLRQAGLSEGKRRAWFADQYRHPHESKHTFGEVLAWFDRSGLEFVRGLPAMRSTDDGLAGASLFEPQPRGGALDHLLAQLTEIVSPGQKEGGFFVMIARKPGGEPRERSVVAAPSQQVEVELRPSVVS, encoded by the coding sequence GTGCACAACGAGAGTAAAGCCACTTTGGTCACGCCCGGTAGAGACTCGACCGCGATCCTCGGGATCTCAGCCTTCTACCATGATTCCGCCGCTGCGCTGTTGGTGGACGGCGAGATCGTCGCTGCGGCCCAGGAGGAGCGCTTCAGTCGCAAGAAGCACGACGAGCGCTTCCCCGTCCGGGCGATCGACTACTGCCTCGAGGAGGCCGGCGTCGGCCCCGAGCAACTCGACTACGTGGGCTTCTATGACAAGCCGGCGCTGAAGTTCGAGCGCCTGCTCGAGACCTATTTCGCCTACGCGCCGGCGGGATTCCCGTCCTTTCTGCGGGCGATGCCGGTCTGGCTCAAGCGCAAGCTCCATCTGCCGCGCGAGATGCGAGCAGCCCTCAAGGGAGCGTACGAGAGCCGGTTCGTCTTCACCGAGCACCATGAGTCACACGCGGCCAGTGCCTTCTTCCCCTCGCCGTTCGAGGAGGCCGCGATCTTGACCCTCGACGGCGTGGGGGAATGGGCCACCGCCAGCTGCGGGGTCGGGCGCGACAACCGCATCGAGCTGGCCCAAGAGATGCATTTCCCGCACTCGCTCGGCCTGCTCTATTCCGCCTTCACCTACTACTGCGGATTCGCCGTCAATAACGGTGAGTACAAGCTGATGGGACTGGCGCCGTACGGGCGGCCGACCTACCGGGACCTGATCCTCGACAGACTGATCGACCTGAAGGAGGACGGGTCGTTTCGGCTCGACATGTCCTACTTCAACTACTGCCAGGGTCTCACCATGACCTCGGAGAAGTTCCACAGGCTGTTCGGCGCTCCACCGCGCCGGCCCGAGGCGTCTACCGAGGGCCTGTACGTCAACCTTGCCGCCTCGATCCAAAAGGTAACCGAGGAAGTCATGTTGCGGTGCGCCGGCCACCTGCAGCGCACGACCGGGATGAAGAACCTCTGCCTGGCGGGCGGTGTCGCGCTCAACTGTGTCGGCAACGGCCGCATCCTGCGCGAGGGGCCCTTCGAGAACATCTGGATCCAACCGGCCGCGGGGGACGCCGGGGGCGCCCTCGGCGTGGCCCAGTTCATCTGGCACCAGTTGCTCGACAAGCCGCGCCGGCCCCAGCCAACCGACGGGCAGAAGGGCTCGCTTCTCGGAGTCGAGTTCGACGACTCGGAGGTCGAGTCGTTCCTCGCCACGGTCGATGCCGACTGGCAGCACTTCGCGGATGACAAGGCGCTGTGTGAGCACGTTGCCGCCGCGATAGCCGAGGGCCAGATAGTGAGCTGGTTTCAAGGACGCATGGAGTTCGGTCCCAGAGCCCTCGGATCGCGGAGTATCTTGGGCGACGCGCGCGATCCGCGAATGCAGTCGTTGATCAACCAGAAGGTGAAGTTTCGCGAGGGCTTCCGACCGTTCGCGCCCGTCGTGCTCGCCGAGCACGCCCACGAGTTCTTCGAAATGAAGGTCGGCCACGAGAGCCCCTACATGTTGCTCGTCGCGCCGGTCGACGAGTCGAGAAGGCTGCCGATCCCTCCCGAGCTCCAGAATGCCCAGGGCCTCGAGAAGTTGCTGCAGAAGCGCTCGCAGATCCCATCGGTCACCCACGTCGACTACTCGGCCCGCGTGCAAACGGTCGATCCTCTCCGGCACGGGCTCCTGCGCACCCTGATGGAGACGTTTCAGCGTCAAACGGGTTGCCCGGTAATGGTCAATACCAGCTTCAACCTGGGGTGGGATCCCATTGTCTGCTCACCGGGTGACGCCTACCGCACTTTCATGTCCTCGGACATCGACGTGCTCTGCCTGGGCAGGTTCGTTCTTCAGAAGAGCCTGCAACCGGCGGTGGTGCGCTCTGCGGCGGCCCGGCTCGATCCGGCGGCGTCCAGCTCGGCGCTCCGCAGCCCGTGCTGCCGAGCCCCGCTCGCGGATCGCGGCCACGAGCTCTCGTGCGCCGAGTGTGGCCAGGCGTTTCCGGTTACCGACGGCATTCCCCAGCTCTTCTGGCCCGAAGACGACAGCCGGGTGAACGAGACCACCGAGATCGTCAAGTCGTTCTACGAAGAAACACCGTTTCCCAACTACGACGACCACGACTCGGTGCGCTCGCTGATCGAGAAATCACGGCGCAGCGGCTACGCCCGGCGGCTCGACGAGTCGATCCCCTACAACAGCACGGTACTCGAGGTCGGCTGCGGCACCGGTCAGATGTCCAATTTCCTCGGCATCGGCTGTCGCCAGGTGCTGGCCACCGACATCTGCATGAACTCGCTTCGGCTGGGCGAGACCTTCCGTCGCGAGCACGATCTGGAGAGGGTCAGTTTCCTGCAAATGAACCTCTTCCGGCCGGCGCTCGAGCCGGAGGCTTTCGACATGGTCCTCTGCAACGGCGTCCTGCATCACACTCCGGCACCGCAGCGGGGCTTCGAAGAACTGGTAAAGCTGGTTCGGCCCGGAGGACACATCATCATCGGCCTCTACAACCGGTACGGTCGGCTCCTGACCGACTTGCGCCGGCAGGTCTTCCGGGTAACCGGGGGCCGGCTGCGCGCCATCGATCCGGTCCTGCGCCAGGCCGGTCTGAGCGAAGGCAAGCGCCGGGCCTGGTTCGCCGACCAGTACCGCCACCCCCACGAGTCGAAGCACACCTTCGGTGAGGTACTCGCCTGGTTCGACCGTTCGGGCCTCGAGTTCGTCCGGGGCCTCCCGGCAATGCGCTCGACCGACGATGGCCTGGCGGGCGCGAGTCTGTTCGAGCCACAACCACGCGGCGGAGCGCTCGACCACCTGCTGGCTCAGCTCACCGAGATCGTCTCGCCGGGTCAGAAGGAAGGCGGGTTCTTCGTGATGATCGCCAGGAAACCGGGCGGTGAGCCGCGCGAGCGAAGCGTCGTGGCCGCCCCGAGTCAACAGGTCGAGGTCGAGCTCAGGCCGAGCGTGGTGTCCTGA
- a CDS encoding SGNH/GDSL hydrolase family protein, translating into MSTKFFEIYKTTAVVVLNSLLLAALCLGAMALWVPEPEQEVRIYSPDFDLDSYVRISREEAILTGREFDEMGERRSYQFYPWTVFRERPFPGKLVSVTKAGNRGTLAPSPRPDSNREFAVWTLGGSTMFGWGMPDSQTVASHLQTILQERLPERRVRVTNHGHSYYFSSIELNLLISLLRDGGQPDAVVLLDGLNDAAVLTWGMPAPFFSDFAYRAWESERQRSYNVQKELPWITLNPTFPPIRMMRGKKETGLGRGFQLTRRSRYYVANEDPVAFAQQHMHTNRRLLIAVGEALGVDVYQFLQPIKGYQTGKPYAGSQPLVAAAYDALLAEPHAGLYPIVDALAGLERSHVDPTHYSDEGCYRVARAMAEVLLANQTDQPGQKME; encoded by the coding sequence ATGTCAACGAAGTTCTTCGAGATCTACAAGACGACCGCGGTCGTGGTGCTGAATTCACTGCTGCTCGCCGCTCTCTGTCTCGGAGCGATGGCGCTGTGGGTTCCCGAGCCCGAGCAGGAGGTGCGCATCTACTCCCCGGACTTCGACCTCGACTCCTATGTTCGTATTTCACGTGAGGAGGCGATCCTCACCGGACGCGAGTTCGACGAGATGGGGGAGCGACGCTCCTACCAGTTCTATCCGTGGACGGTTTTTCGCGAGCGGCCCTTTCCGGGCAAGCTGGTCAGCGTCACCAAGGCGGGCAATCGTGGCACGCTGGCGCCATCGCCTCGCCCGGACTCAAATCGCGAGTTCGCCGTCTGGACCTTGGGGGGCTCGACGATGTTCGGCTGGGGCATGCCCGATAGCCAGACCGTGGCCTCCCACCTGCAGACGATCCTCCAAGAGCGGCTGCCCGAGCGGCGGGTCCGAGTCACCAATCACGGGCACTCGTACTACTTCAGCTCGATCGAGCTCAATCTGCTGATTTCTCTGCTCCGCGACGGCGGCCAGCCCGACGCCGTGGTATTGCTCGACGGACTGAACGACGCCGCGGTCTTGACCTGGGGCATGCCGGCGCCTTTTTTTTCGGACTTTGCCTACCGCGCCTGGGAGAGCGAGCGCCAGCGCTCCTACAACGTTCAGAAGGAGCTACCCTGGATCACTCTCAACCCGACCTTCCCGCCAATCCGCATGATGCGCGGCAAGAAAGAGACCGGGCTCGGACGCGGGTTTCAACTCACGCGCAGGTCGCGCTATTACGTGGCCAACGAGGATCCCGTCGCCTTCGCGCAGCAACATATGCACACCAATCGCCGTCTCTTGATTGCGGTGGGCGAGGCCCTGGGCGTTGATGTCTACCAGTTCCTGCAGCCGATCAAGGGCTATCAGACCGGCAAGCCCTACGCGGGCTCTCAACCTTTGGTGGCGGCGGCCTACGACGCTTTGCTGGCCGAGCCGCACGCCGGGCTCTATCCGATTGTCGACGCTCTCGCCGGCCTCGAGAGGTCGCATGTCGACCCGACGCACTACAGCGATGAGGGCTGCTACCGAGTCGCCCGGGCGATGGCCGAGGTCCTGCTCGCGAATCAGACCGATCAGCCCGGTCAGAAGATGGAGTAG
- a CDS encoding S8 family serine peptidase: MKLKAILGLGALDLLLVVGAVLVLGSARLGDSSVHKSSPDEPVAVDVRFEPGVPLARASGLLRSLGVECAAEAYLAGNRLIVEAPLGAVRRLLASKEVAQIDPAMLYTKRADTLSVKRMRVERVLNKKKYRRPSGDGVLVGVTDSWIVDEDHVELDGRVIVVHDTSSLELPEEWADRNHGTFIAGTIAAAGLGDPLARGVAPSAGILSFIIPFDPVGEMKYAADRYGMRISANSWSYDADTESLPVRRLDKSRNWLPARGKTKFGYYTNFNHALDEMVARTDVLSIWAAGNESDTNLLARMLDEMGKVWRPDRWHRDFPEFDRLTVSSNSKNVLAIGATHKDDVITGFSSRGPAWGGRIGPHLVAPGFRYYSTNNDDTYGYGSGTSGSCPMVAGVAALLLDQYRKIHGADPSSALIKALLINSARDLGIEGPDYVHGYGLVDAELAAKTVAGQEGLRKTKAVRSRFVENNVHNGEEQAYSFEVPRGRKELRVTLVWHDPPGRRLVNDLDISARFGNDEVLPFVPDPAKPLVAATTGRNFRDNVEHLLVKRPRPGAWTVVVKGTRVRRAPQDYALVIAAGKGHRLPTTKTGGDFTLERVVASLGDFNQPQTQFRIGDPVTLHALLDVHENASYAGGYYGTVSGRFELRDEAGNLKFVLLTSMENLSPSGTGELRELPWSIAEIPDFVPTGTFRVRTTVTMHNGVTETAAEEIEITVE; this comes from the coding sequence ATGAAGCTCAAGGCGATCCTCGGTCTCGGGGCGTTGGATCTGCTGCTCGTTGTCGGAGCGGTCCTCGTGTTGGGCAGCGCTCGTCTCGGCGACTCGAGCGTCCACAAGTCCTCGCCCGATGAGCCGGTCGCCGTGGACGTGCGCTTCGAGCCTGGGGTGCCGCTGGCCCGCGCCAGCGGTCTGCTGCGTTCGCTCGGAGTCGAGTGTGCCGCGGAAGCGTATCTCGCCGGCAACCGTCTGATCGTCGAGGCGCCCCTTGGCGCAGTCCGTAGATTGCTCGCCAGCAAGGAGGTCGCACAGATCGATCCGGCCATGCTCTACACGAAGCGTGCCGACACACTGTCGGTCAAGCGGATGCGGGTCGAGCGAGTGCTCAACAAGAAGAAGTACCGGCGGCCTAGCGGAGATGGTGTTCTGGTCGGGGTCACCGATTCCTGGATCGTCGACGAGGATCACGTCGAGCTCGACGGCCGCGTCATCGTCGTTCACGACACCAGCTCGCTCGAGCTGCCGGAGGAATGGGCCGACCGCAACCACGGTACCTTTATCGCCGGCACCATCGCAGCCGCCGGGCTGGGCGACCCGCTGGCTCGCGGGGTGGCGCCCTCGGCCGGGATTCTGTCGTTCATCATCCCCTTCGATCCTGTGGGCGAGATGAAGTACGCGGCCGATCGCTACGGCATGAGAATCTCGGCCAACTCCTGGTCCTACGATGCCGACACCGAGTCGCTGCCGGTACGACGGCTGGACAAGAGCCGCAACTGGCTTCCGGCCAGGGGCAAGACGAAGTTCGGTTACTACACCAACTTCAACCACGCCCTCGACGAGATGGTTGCGCGGACGGACGTCCTATCTATCTGGGCCGCCGGTAACGAGAGCGACACGAACCTGCTGGCCCGCATGCTCGACGAGATGGGGAAGGTATGGCGTCCGGACCGCTGGCATCGCGACTTCCCGGAGTTCGACCGGCTCACGGTGAGCAGCAACTCCAAGAACGTCCTCGCTATCGGCGCTACCCACAAGGATGACGTCATCACCGGCTTCTCCTCGCGAGGTCCGGCCTGGGGCGGCCGCATCGGCCCCCACTTGGTGGCGCCCGGTTTTCGCTACTACTCCACCAACAACGACGACACCTACGGCTATGGTTCCGGCACCTCGGGATCGTGCCCGATGGTGGCGGGAGTGGCGGCGCTGCTGCTGGATCAGTACCGGAAGATCCACGGCGCCGATCCGAGCTCGGCCTTGATCAAGGCGCTGCTCATCAACTCGGCCCGCGACCTGGGCATCGAGGGACCGGACTACGTCCACGGCTACGGCCTCGTCGACGCCGAGCTGGCGGCGAAGACGGTTGCCGGCCAGGAGGGCTTGAGGAAGACCAAGGCGGTGAGGTCGCGCTTCGTCGAGAACAACGTCCACAACGGGGAAGAGCAGGCCTACAGCTTCGAGGTGCCCAGGGGCAGGAAGGAGCTGCGGGTCACCCTGGTGTGGCATGACCCTCCCGGCCGTCGCCTGGTCAACGACCTCGACATCTCGGCCCGCTTCGGCAACGACGAAGTCCTGCCGTTCGTTCCCGATCCGGCGAAGCCCCTGGTCGCGGCGACGACAGGACGCAACTTCCGCGACAACGTCGAGCACCTGTTGGTGAAGCGGCCTCGGCCGGGCGCCTGGACCGTCGTAGTGAAGGGGACCAGGGTGCGTCGTGCTCCGCAGGACTACGCCTTGGTGATCGCTGCGGGCAAGGGGCACCGGCTGCCGACGACAAAGACCGGGGGAGACTTCACTCTCGAGCGCGTCGTGGCCAGCCTCGGCGACTTCAACCAGCCGCAGACCCAGTTTCGCATCGGCGATCCAGTCACTCTCCACGCCCTTCTCGACGTGCACGAGAACGCCTCCTACGCCGGCGGCTACTACGGCACGGTGAGCGGCCGCTTCGAGCTCCGCGACGAGGCCGGGAATCTCAAGTTCGTGCTCCTCACGTCGATGGAGAACCTCTCACCCTCCGGAACGGGAGAGCTCCGGGAGCTGCCGTGGTCGATTGCGGAGATCCCCGACTTCGTCCCCACCGGGACATTTCGGGTGCGCACCACCGTCACCATGCACAACGGCGTCACCGAGACGGCGGCGGAGGAGATCGAGATCACCGTCGAGTAG